GTAGGCGCCGCCGATGCCGACCGAGTTCTCCGCCGTCCAGGTCCGCGCCGGGTTGTACTTGGTGGTGACCAGCCGGTGCCGCGGATCCAGCGGGGTGGCCACCGGCGCGCCCAGGTACACGTCCCCCAGGCCCAGCACCAGGTACTCGGCGTCGAAGACCGTCCGGTACACCTCATCCACCGAGGCCAGGCCGTTGATCCGCCGGATGAACTCGATGTTCCACGGGCACCACGGTGCGTCGTCGCGCACGCCCGCGACGTACCGCTCGATCGCCTCCCGGGTCGCCGGGTCGTCCCAGGACAGCGGCAGGTGCACGGTGCGGCTGGGCACCACCAGGCGGTCCGCGGACGGCAGCTCCCGCTCGATCTCCCGTACCAGCGACAGCAGTTCCGCCACCGGCAGGACATCGGGATCGACGTGCACCTGGAGCGAGCGGATGCCCGGCGTCAGGTCCACCACGCCCGCGGGGCGCCGCTCGGCGATCCGCTCCGCCAGCGCGTGCACCCGCATCCGCAGCGCCAGGTCCAGCTGCATCGGGCCGTACTCCACCAGCAGGTTGTCGTCGCCGCTGCGCCGGTAGGTGACGGCCGGGCGGTCCTCGGCCGCCGGGGTGCGGTGCAGCACCCCGCCGTCCACGATCGCCGGGCGGCCGGCCCGCGGCGCGGCGGCGGGGGAGCGGCGCAGGTCGGCGGCGTCCGCGGCGGTCACCGGCAGGAAGCGGACGGTGTCGCCCGGCCGGAGCTGCCCGAGCTTCCAGCGCTGGCCGGAGACCACGGTGGCCGGGCAGACGAAGCCGCCGAGCGACGGTCCGTCAGGTCCGAGCAGCACCGGCATGTCGCCGGTGTAGTCGACCGCGCCGACCGCGTACGGGGTGTCGTGGATGTTGGACGGGTGCAGGCCCGCCTCGCCGCCGTCCCGGCGCGCCCAGGACGGCTTCGGGCCGACCAGCCGGACGCCGGTGCGGGCGCTGTTGAAGTGCACCGACCAGTCGGCGGCGTAGAACTCGGCGATGTCCTGCTCGGTGAAGAACTCCGGCGCGGCGTGCGGGCCTTCGACCGCCGGGAGCTCCCAGGCGGAGGTGAACTCCGGGCGGCACTCGACCGGCCCCGCACCCGGGCCGAGCGCCGCGGCGCCGCCGTGCAGCACGTCGCCGGTGCGCAGCGCCCGGCCGCCGTGGCCGCCGAACCCGCCCAGGGTGAAGGTCGCCGCACTGCCCAGGAAGTCCGGGACGTCGAAGCCGCCCGCCACCAGCAGGTAGCAGCGCAGCCCGGGGCCGGGCGGGGCCGGGACGTCCAGCAGCCCGCCCGCCGGGACCAGTACCGGCTCCCACTGCGGCGCCGGCCGGCCGTCCACCGTCACGGCCGTCGGCGCGCCGGTGACGCACACCCAGGTCGGCGCGGTGAAGCGCAGCGCCGGCCCGAGCAGCGTGCACTCCAGGCCCGGCGCGCCCTCGGGGTTGCCGAGCGCCCGGTTGCCGAGCCGGAACGACAGGTCGTCCATCGGCCCGCACGGCGGCACGCCCACGTGCCAGTAGCCGGTGCGGCCCGGCCAGTCCTGCACGGTGGTCTGGGTGCCGGCCCGGACCACCTCGATCCGCGGCGTGGGATCGGCGACCCGCGCCAGGGTGCCGGTGTGGTGCGCCGCGCCGGCCACCTCCGGCACCGCCGGGATCGCCCGGAGCAGGCCGAGGTTGGTCTCGATGCCGTGGATCCGGGTGCCGGCCAGGGCGTCGCCGAGCCGGGCGAGCGCGTCGGCGCGGTCGTCGCAGTGCACGATCACCTTGGCCAGCATCGGGTCGTACGCGGTGGTCACCTCGGTGCCGGTCTCCACCCAGGTGTCCACCCGGACGTCCGCGGGGAAGACCACCTCGGTCAGCAGGCCCGCGCTCGGCCGGTGGTCGCGGCTCGGGTCCTCCGCGTACACCCGCGCCTCCACCGCGTGCCCGCGTGGCGGGCCGGGCTCGCGGACCACCTCGCGCTCGCCGCGGGCCAGCCGCAGCATCCACTCCACCAGGTCGACCCCGAACACCGCCTCGGTGACCGGATGCTCCACCTGCAGGCGGGTGTTGACCTCCAGGAAGTACGCCTGCTGCCGGGCCGCGTCGTAGACGTACTCCACGGTGCCCGCCGAGCGGTAGTCCACCGAGGCGCACAGGTCGCGGGCGGAGTCGGCGAGTCGACGTCGGACGTGGTCGGGCAGGCCGGGCGCCGGGGCCTCCTCCAGCACCTTCTGGTTGCGGCGCTGCAGCGAGCAGTCCCGGTCCCCGAGGGTGACCACCCGGCCCGCGCCGTCGCCGAACACCTGCACCTCGACGTGCCGGGCGTGCTCCACCAGCCGCTCCAGGAACACCCCGGCGGTGGCGAAGCTCGCCGCGGCCACCCGCTGCACGCCCTCCCAGGCCTCGGCGAGCTGCGCGGCGTCCCGGCAGGCCCGCATGCCGATGCCGCCGCCCCCGCCGGTGGCCTTCAGCATCACCGGGTAGCCGACCGCCTCGGCCGCGGCCAGCGCGGTCGGCAGGTCCGGCAGCAGGCCGGTGCCGGGCAGCAGCGGAACGCCCGCCGCCTCGGCCGCCGCCCGCGCGGTGTGCTTGGCGCCGAACACCTCCAGCTGGGCGGGCGTCGGGCCGACGAACGCCAGCCCCGCGGCCTCGACCCGGCGGGCGAACGCGGCGTCCTCGGACAGGAACCCGTAGCCGGGGTGCACGGCCCCGGCGCCGGTCTCCAGCGCCGCCCGCAGCACCAGGTCCGCTCGCAGGTAGCTGTCCTTCGCGGCGGCCGGGCCGAGCCGCACCGCGTGGTCGGCCAGCCGGACGTGCGGGGCCGAGCGGTCCGGGTCGGAGAACACCGCGACGGTGGTCAGGCCGATCCGGCGGGCGGTGCGGACGATCCGGGCGGCGATCTCGCCCCGGTTGGCGACCAGCAGCGTGTCGAAGCTCATCGCGGGCCGCCCTCGGTGATCGTCATCCGGACCGGCGTCGGGTCGAAGCCGTTGCACGGGTTGTTCACCTGCGGGCAGTTGGAGACCAGGACCAGCACGTCCGTCTCGGCCCGCAGCACCACCCGCAGGCCCGGCGCGGAGATGCCGTCCACGATGCCGAGCGTGCCGTCCGCCTCCACCGGCACGTTCATGTACCAGTTGATGTTGGACACCAGGTCGCGCTTGCCCAGCCCGTGCCGGGCGCCCTCGGCCAGGAAGTTCTCCACGCAGGCGTGCTGCGACCAGGTGTGGTGGCCGTAGCGCAGCGAGTTGGACTCCTTCGAGCAGGCGCCAGCGATGGTGTCGTGCCGGCCGCAGTCGTCCGCCACCACGGTCATCAGCGGCGTGTGCTCGGTCGACATCAGCACGCTGCCCTCGCCCAGGAACACCGAGCCGGCCGCCTGCAGGGTGTCCGCGGCGCTGTAGCGCACCGCGGTGTCGTGCGCGTCGTACAGCAGGCAGTCGACGGCCTGGTTGCCGTGCAGGTCGGTGACGGTGAGCAGCTGTCCGCGGCGGACCACCGCCGACCAGGCGGCTCGGGCGGGCACGGTGGCGTCGAGCACGACGGTGGTCATCTGGCCCCCAGGGCAGCGGTGTTGAGGTGGGCGCGGAGGCGTTCCGGGGTGGCGTCCCAGTGCGGGTCGCCCGGGCCGGTCACCCCGCCGGGCACGGCGGTGACCTGCAGCGGGGTGCAGTGCCAGCCCGGTCGCGGGTCCAGTGGGTGCGCGGTGTTGGCCAGCAGCAGGGTGGTGTGCTGCTCCAGCCGCAGCACCACCCGGGCGCCCGGTCCGGCCGCGCCGGTGGCGTGCAGCGCGCCGTCCGCGTCGACCCGGACGCCGCGGAAGAAGGAGACCGGGGCGGGCAGGTCACGGGGCGTCAGACCGTGCTTGGCGGCCGCCAGGACGAGCAGCTCCCGCCCGGCCGGGGACGGGCCGTGCGCCGAACCGTCGCCGTAGCGGGCCGCGTTGCGCGCCGCGGTCGAGGCGCCGGCGAGGGCGTCGTGCCGACCCGAGGTGTCCGTCACCACGGTGGCGAGCACCCGGCCCTGGTCGGAGAGCAGCTGACTGCCCTCGCGCAGGTACGCGTTCCACTGGACCTTGACGGTGTCGGCCGGGTTCAACCGTTCCCAGGGCCGCCCGGTCACGAACAGCACCACCTGGGCGCACGCGTCGCCGTCCCGGTCGGTGAGCGTGACGTGCGCCCCGGCCGGCAGCGCCAGGTGGGTGTACCCGCCGCCCGCAACGGTCTCGGACCACAGCACGCCCGGCGGCGGGGGCAGCTGCGGCATGCACTCGACGACCGCGCCCGCCTGGGCCCGGGCATGGGCCAGGGCAGCCGCGGTGGTGGCGGTGCCGGGCCCGGCGTGTGGGATTTCTGTCATGCGACAGAAATTAGGGAGGGCCGGAGTCGCCGTCATTGCCCGGACGTGACAAGGGAGTTACCGACCCCTCACGCCGCACCGGCAGGGGGTCGGGGACGCGCCGAGGCCGCCCACCGGGAGGGCGGGCGGCCGTGGCGGCGGATCGGCGGGGTCAGCGGCGGCGGAGGCGGTAGGCGGCGCCGAGGGCGAGGGCGGCGGTCAGGACGAGGACGGCGAACCAGCGGAGGTACCAGTGGCCGCCTTCCGGGTCGTACACCGAGGCGCGGGGCCAGGCGAGGTTGACGGTCATGGCGAGGCCGTAGAGCAGTGCGAGGGCGTTGACGGGGAGGCCCCAGCGGCCGAGGGAGAAGAGCGGGCGGCCGGTCTCGTCGACGGCGGGGGCGTCGGGGGCGAGCGGGAGGCCGCGCAGGCGGCGGAGCAGGAGGGCGCCGACGACCAGGGCGTAGGCGGCGTAGACCAGCGCGACGCAGGTGGAGGAGAGGGCGAGGAACGCGGCGGGGGCGGCCAGGTTGAGGAGGAGGAAGGCGACGGCGGGCGTGCCGACGGCGAGCGCCGCCCAGCGGGGCATGCCGCTGGCGGGGGAGACGTGGGCGAGGCGGCGCGCGAAGGGGAGGACGCCGTCGCGGGCCATCGAGAAGACCATCCGGGTGCCGGCCGTCTGCATCGCCAGGGTGCCGACGCACACCGCGACCGCGACGTCCGCGAGCAGCACCCGGCCCAGGCCCGGGCCCAGGCTGCTGGTCAGGACGTAGGGCAGGCCCTCGGCGGCGAGCCGGCCGTCGGACAGGCTGGGTGCGGCCAGGACGCCGCCGAGCAGCAGCAGGCCGCCGCTCAGGCCGGCGGCGGCCAGGGCGGTGAGGATGGTGCGGGGCGCGGTGCGGCGCGGGGCGCGGGTCTCCTCGGAGAGTTCGCCCGCGCTGTCGAAGCCGATCATCACGTAGGCGGCGGTGAACGCGCCGACCAGCAGCGCCGGGAGGCCGCCGCCGACCGGCGCGGTGTGCAGGACGGCGCGGGCGGGCTGCTCGGTGTGGGTGAACAGGGCGAGAACGATCAGCGCGATGCCGGCGATCTCCGCGGTCACCCCGATGCCGTTGACCATGGTCAGCACCCGGTTGTCGACGGCGTTCACCAGGGTGGTGAGGGCGATCAGCGCGGCGCCCAGCAGCACCGCGTTGGCCGCGCCGCTCGCGGTGGTCGGCGACGGGTCGCCGCCGAGCAGTTGGAAGCCGGACCAGAGCGCGGGCAGCACCACCTGGAGGGCGAGCGCCGCGGCGGCGACCACGACCACCTGGCCCAGGATCATCAGCCAGCCCGTGAACCAGCCGTACAGCGGGTTCGCCAGGCGGGTCGCCCACTGGTAGATCGCACCGGAGTACGGGTGGCGGGCGGCGAGTTCGGCGAAGCAGGCGGCGACCAGCAGCTGGCCGGCTAGCACGGCCGGCCAGGTCCAGACGAAGGCCGGGCCGGCCGCGCCGTAGCCGAACGCGAACAGCTGGAAGACCGTGGTGAGCACCGAGATGAAGGAGAAGCCGGCCGCGAAGGAGCCGAACCGGCCGATGGTGCGGTGGAGTTGCTGGGGATAGGGGGCCGAGGTGGCGGCGATCGGTGGTGCGGGTGGCGTGCTGGTGGTCATGGGGGGGCACCGGCTTTCCGCGCGCAGTTTCTGTCGAGTGACAGAAATTAGGGCGGCGCGGATTCCCGGGTGTTGCCCGCCGGTTGCCGAGCGGTTGCCGTGTCCTCACCGGCGGGCAGCGACCCCCGAGCGACCGTCAGACCAGGCTGTCCTTCCACGTCCGGTGCAGGGTGGCGAAGCGGCCCCGGCCGGCGATCAGCGCGGCCGGGGTGTCGTCCTCGACGATCCGGCCCTGGTCCATCACCAGCACCCGGTCGGCGATCTCCACGGTGGACAGCCGGTGGGCGATGATCACCGCGGTGCGCCCGGCCAGCACCGTCCGCATGGCGTGCTGGACGGCCTGCTCGCCCGGGACGTCCAGCGAGGAGGTGGCCTCGTCGAGGATCAGCACGGCCGGGTCGGCGAGCAACGCCCGCGCGAACGCCACCAGTTGGCGCTGTCCGGCGGAGATCCGGCCGCCGCGCTTGCGGACGTCGGTGTCGTAGCCGTCGGGCAGGGCGGCGATGAACCCGTGCGCACCGATCGCGCGGGCGGCGGCCTCCACCTCGGCCCGGGTGGCGTCGGGCTTGCCGACCGCGATGTTCTCGGCGACCGTCCCGGAGAACAGGAAGGACTCCTGGGTGACCATCACGACGTTCGCCCGCAGGTCCGGGGTGGAGAGCTCGCGCAGGTCGACGCCGTCGAGCGTGACCGCTCCCGAGCTGGGGTCGTAGAAGCGCGCCAGCAGCTTCGCCAGCGTCGACTTGCCCGCGCCCGTCGCACCGACCACCGCGGTGGTCTGCCCCGAGGCCAGCACCAGGTCGAACTCCGGCAGCACCTCCTTGCCGCCCGCGTAGGCGAACCGGGTGGAGCGGAAGGCGACCTCGCGGCCCTTGCCGCCGGTGGCGGGGAGCACCGCGGGCTCGGTGGGCTCGGGGACGGACGGCTCGTGGGCGAGCAGGCCGGCCATCTTCTCCAGCGCGGCGGCCGCCGACTGGTAGCTGTTGAGGAACATCGCCAGCTGGTCGATCGGGTCGTACAGCCGGCGCAGGTAGAGCACGAAGGCGGTCAGCACGCCCAGTTCGAGGCTGCCGTCGGTGACCAGGTAGGCGCCGAGCAGCACCACGCCGGTGATCCAGACGTTGGCGGTCAGCCGGGACAGGAAGACGTACCTGGCCATCTCCAGCAGGCCGTCCGCGGTGGCGGTGGCGGACTGCCGGTTGACGGTGCCGAAGGCCCGGTCGTTGGCGGCCTCGCGCCGGAACGCCTGGACCGGGCGGATGCCGTTCATGGTCTCGGTGAAGCGCACGATCAGGGCCGCGACGGCCGTCCGGCCGCGCCGGTAGACCTGCTGCGAGCGGCGCCGGAACGAGCGGACGATCAGGTACATCGGCAGGAACGAGGCCAGCGCGGCCAGCCCGAGCCGCCAGTCGACCACGATCAGCACCACGGTGATGTAGCCGACCGACAGACAGACCATCAGGAGTTCCTGCAGGCCCTCGGCGAGCAGCTCGCGCAGGGTGTCCACGTCGCTGGTCGCGCGGGAGATGATCCGGCCGGAGGTGTACCGCTCGTGGAAGTCCAGGCTGAGCCGCTGGGCGTGCCGGAAGATCCGGCCGCGCAGCTCCAGCAGGATGTCCTGGTTGATCCGGGCGGCCAGCCGGATGAACGCCCGCTGCAGCAGGGTGGCGAGCAGCGCGCAGCCCAGGTAGGCGGCGGTGACGGCGACCAGCGGGCCGGAGTCGTGCCCGCGCAGCGCCGGGATGCCGCGGTCGATGGCGTACGCGACCAGCAGCGGACCGGCCTGCAGCGCGGCCTGCTGGAGCAGCACGGCGAGCACCGCGACGACGATCCGCCGCCGGTGCGGGGCCAGCAGCGAGCCGAGCAGGGCGCGCGGCGCGCCGGGCGGGACGGGGATGTCCTGGTCGTCGGAGAGCGCGGGGGGCAGCTCGTCCTCGTCGACGGGGGGTTCGGCGACGGCGGTGGTCATCGGGCCAGCGCCCCTTCCAACTCGGATTCGCCGGACATCAGGGCCCGGTAGGCGGGACAGGAGTGCAACAGTTCCTGGTGGGTTCCGACGGCGGTGATCCGGCCGTCCTCCAGCAGCGCGACCCGGTCGGCCAGCAGCACGGTGGACGGGCGGTGCGCGACCACCAGCGCGGTGGTGTCGGCGAGCACCTGCCGCAGGGCGCGCTCGACCAGCGCCTCGGTGTGCACGTCGAGCGCGGACAGCGGGTCGTCGAGGACCAGGAAGCGGGGCTCGCCGACCACGGCGCGGGCCAGCGCGAGGCGCTGGCGCTGGCCGCCGGAGAGGCTGAGGCCCTGCTCGCCGACCTCGGTGTCCAGGCCCTCGGGGAGCTTGTCGACGAAGCCGGCCTGCGCGGTGGCCAGGGCGGCGGCGATCCGCTCCGGCCCGGCGTCGGGGGCGCCCATCAGGACGTTCTCCCGGACGGTGGCGGAGAACAGGGTGGGATCCTCGAACGCGACGGCGACCCGGCGGCGCAGCTCCGCGCGCGGCAGGTCGCGGATGTCGGCGCCGTCCAGCGTGATCGACCCGGCGGTGGGCTCGTACAGGCGGGGGAGCAGCGCGGTCAGCGTGGTCTTGCCGCTGCCGGTGGCGCCGACCAGGGCGAGCGTTTCGCCGGGGCGGACGTGCAGGTCGACGCCGGCCAGCAGGTCGGGGCTGCCGGCGGGGGCGTCGGGGTAGCGGAAGCGGACGCCGGTGAACCGGATGCCGCGGTCGGCCGACGGCCCGTCACCGGAGGGGAGCTCGGCGGGTTCCGGCTCGTCCATCACCTCGAAGTAGCGGTTGGCGGCGCTGGCGGCCTCGGCGGCGAAGCCGAGCAGCCAGCCGATCGACTCGACCGGCCAGCGCAGCGCGAGCGCGGTGGAGAGGAAGGCGACCAGGGTGCCGACCGAGAGCTGGTCGTGGGCGACCAGGACGGCGCCGGCGGCCAGCGCGGCGCCGAGGGCGAGTTCGGGCAGGCCGACGATGACCGCCCACAGGTTGGCCAGCAGGCCGGCCTTGCGCAGTTCGGTGTCGCGGAGCTCGGCGCTGTGCCGGCGGAACTCCTCGGCCATGGTGCGGTGCCGGCCGAAGGCCTTGAGGATCCGGATGCCGAGCACCGACTCCTCGACCACGGTGGCGAGGTCGCCGTTCTGGTCCTGGGCGAGCCGGGAGGCGGCCGAGTACCCGGACTCGAAGCGGCGGGTGTAGACCATCAGCGGGATCGCGGGGACCAGCGTGATCAGGGCGAGCCGCCAGTCCAGGACGAACATCAGCGCGGTGCCGGTCAGGAAGACCGTCGAGTTGACGACCAGGAAGACCAGTGGGAAGGCCAGGAACAGCCGCAGCACGAACAGGTCCGAGGTGGCCCGGGAGAGCAACTGGCCGGAGGGCCACCGGTCGTGGAAGGAGATCGGCAGCCGCTGGAGCTTGGCGAACAGGTCTCCGCGGAGTCTGGTCTCCACCTTGGCGAGCGGGCGGGCCACGATCACCCGGCGGACGCCGAACAGGCAGGCCTCGGCGACGCCGAGCAGCAGCAGGGCGCCGGCCAGCGGCCACAGGCCGGCCAGGTCCCGGTGGGCGACCGGTCCGTCGACGATCCGGCGCAGCACGATCGGGACGGCCAGCACGCTGAGCGAGGCGAGCCCGGCGGCGGCCATCGACCCGAAGATCCGCCAGCGGGCCTCGCGGGCGTACGGCCACAGGCGCAGCAGTGAGCGCACCGCGGACCGGGGTACCGGCACGGGTGAACCGGGGGACTCGTCGGTTGACGGGTTGTTCGTATCCGCGGGGGTGGGCGGAGCGGGGTTCTGGTTCTCGGCCATCGCCGAGAGGGTAGGCGGTGGCAGTGACATTTCTCATCCGGTTTTTTGCCCCTGTCGGCGAGATCCGGCCAGGCCGGAGGGGGCGCACCCGCTCACCCGAACGGCGCAGCACGCCACCCGGCCCTGCGCCGCGCCCGCCGGCACCGGGGCGTGTACGGAGGACCGGAGGGCGCGCGGTTGCGTAAACCTCCGAAAGCCGCGCGCCGTGCCCGGCCTTGCAGGCCCCCCGTGGCGGCGGTGTCTGATCTCCGGGGAGTGATCGCGGTGGATCACCGGAGCAGCAGGAGACCCGAATGTCGGTCGAGACCGAGCCCGTTCCCGAAGTGCAGTCCCCGCCGCAGCAGAGCCTGAGCACCGCGGCGGCGCGCAACCTCGCCACCACGACCAAGTCCAAGCCCCAGATGCAGGAGATCAGCTCCCGCTGGCTGCTGCGCAAACTGCCCTGGGTGCACGTCTCCGGCGGCACCTACCGGGTCAACCGGCGGCTCTCCCACGCGGTCGGCCGCGGCCGGGTCGCCTTCGACCTGGCCGGCTCCGAGGTCCGGGTGGTCGCCCCCACCCTGCGCGAACTCCCGGCGCTGCGCGGCCTCACCGACGAGGCGGTGCTCGAACAGCTCGCCGAGCGCTTCGTGCCGCGCCCCTTCGCGGCCGGCGACCTGCTCGCCCAGGAGGGCGCGCCGCTCGAAGGGCTGCTGCTGGTCGCGCACGGCAAGGTCGAGCGGATCGGGACCGGCAAGTACGGGGACGCCACCGTCCTGGCCGTGCACGCCGACGGCGACCACCTCGGCGAGCAGGCGCTCGCCAGTGCCGACGGGCGCTGGCCCTACAGCGTGAAGGCCGCCACCGCCGGCACCGCGCTGGCGCTGCCCCGGGCCGCCTTCCGGGAGCTGCTGGACCGCTCCCCGGCGCTGCAGGCCCGGCTGGCCGCGCACCTCGCCGGGCACGCCGCCGCGCAGAACGAGCACGGCGAGGCCGAGATCGGCATGTCGGCCGGCCACCGGGGCGAGTTCGACCTGCCCACCGCCTTCGTCGACTACGAGCTGACGCCCCGCGAGTACGAGCTGAGCGTCGCCCAGACGGTGCTGCGGGTGCACAGCCGGGTCGCCGACCTGTACAGCAAGCCGATGGACCAGACCCAGCAGCAGTTGGGGCTCACCGTCGAGGCGCTGCGCGAGCGCCAGGAGCACGAGATCGTCAACAACCCGGAGTTCGGGCTGCTCGCCAACTGCGCCGTCGACCAGCGGATCCACACCCACGCGGGCGCGCCGACCCCGGACGACCTGGACGAGTTGCTGGCGATGCGCCGCGACACCGACTACCTGTTCGCCCACCCGAAGGCGATCGCCGCGTTCGGCCGGGAGGCCAACCGGCGCGGGGTGTACTTCTCCACCGCCGACTTCGGCGGGCACCGGGTCCCGGCCTGGCGCGGGGTGCCGATCCTGCCCTGTGGCAAGATCCCGGTCCGCGGCGGCTCCACCTCGATCATCGCGATGCGCACCGGCGAGGAGAACCAGGGCGTGGTCGGCCTCACCCAGGTCGGCATCCCCGACGAGGTGGAGCCCGGCCTGAACGTCCGCTTCATGGGCATCGACGACAAGGCCGTGGTCAACTACCTGGTCTCGGCCTACTACTCGGCCGCGATCCTGGTCCCCGACGCCCTGGGCGTGCTGGAGAACGTCGAGGTCGACCACCCGCGGTCCTGACCGGCCGTCACCCGTCACTCCGTCAGCAGCATCGCCGAGCGGCCGACCAGCAGCACCTCCGCCACCGGGGCGGCGGGCGGCGGGTCGGCCGTCGCGGTGTCCAGCAGCGGGCTGTGCGGGGCGGGCAGGGTGAAGCGGCGCGGCTCGGCGGAGGCGTTCAGCAGCAGCAGGAAGCTCGCGTCGCGCACCTCCCGGCCGTACGGGTCGCGCTCCGACAGCGCGGTGCCGGACAGCCGCATCGCCAGCGCCCGGGTGGGCGAGAACCAGTCCGCGTCGGTCATCTCCCGCCCGGCCGGGGTGAGCCAGGTCAGGTCGCGCTGGCCGTCGGGTCCGGCCGTGCGGCCGGAGAAGAACGCCCGCTGGCGCAGCACCGGGTGGGCCCGGCGCAGGTGGATCAGCCGGGCGGTGAGCTCGGTCAGCGAGCGCCAGTCGGGGTCGTCCAGCAGCGACCAGTCCAGCCAGCCGGCCTCGTTGTCCTGGCAGTAGGCGTTGTTGTTGCCGCCCTGGGTACGGCCCAGCTCGTCGCCCGCGGTGAGCATCGGCACCCCGCTGGAGAGCAGCAGCGTGGTCAGCAGGTTGCGCAGCTGGCGCACCCGCAGCGAGCGGATCGCCGGGTCCTCGGTCTCGCCCTCCGCGCCGTGGTTCCAGGACCGGTTGTCGTCGGTGCCGTCCCGGTTGTCCTCGCCGTTGGCCAGGTTGTGCTTGCGGTCGTAGGACACCAGGTCGCGCAGGGTGAAACCGTCGTGCGCGGTGATGAAGTTGACGGAGGCGTAGGGGCGTCTGCCGCCGCGCTGGTACAGGTCGGAGGAGCCGGCGATCCGGGTGGCCAGCTCCCGGACGTCCGGCCGGGCGCCGCGCCAGAAGTCCCGGACGGTGTCCCGGTAGCGGTCGTTCCACTCGCCCCACAGCGGCGGGAAGCCGCCGAGCTGGTAGCCGCCCGGGCCGACGTCCCACGGCTCGGCGATCAGCTTCACCCGGCTGAGCAGCGGGTCCTGGGAGACCGCGGCGAGGAACGGGTGCTCCATCTCCACGCCGTCGCCGCCGCGGGCGAGCGCCGCCGCCAGGTCGAATCGGAAGCCGTCGACGCCCATCTCGGCGACCCAGTACCGCAGCGAGTCGGTGATCAGCCGGATCACCTGCGGGCGGCGGGTGTCCAGGGTGTTGCCGCAGCCGGTGTAGTCGGCGTAGCCGCGGCGGGAGCGGTCCGGCCGGTAGTAGCCGGGGTTGTCGATGCCGCGGAAGGACAGCGTCGGGCCCATCACCCCCGACTCGGCGGTGTGGTTGTACACCACGTCGAGGATCACCTCGATGCCGGCCGCGTGCAGCGCCCGCACCATCCGCTTGAACTCGCCGACCTGCTGGCCGCGGCTGCCGGTGGCCGCGTAGCCCGCGTGCGGGGCGAAGTAGCCGAGCGTGTTGTAGCCCCAGTAGTTGACCAGGCCGCGCGCCTGCAGGTGGTCCTCGCTGACGTGGTGCTGCACCGGCAGCAGTTCGACCGCCGTCACCCCGAGCCGGACCAGGTGGGCGATCGCCGCCGGGTGCGCCAGCCCCGCGTAGGTGCCGCGCAGCTCCGGCGGGATGTCGGGGTGGCGCATGGTGAAGCCGCGCACGTGCAGCTCGTACAGCACCGTCTCGGCCCAGGGCGTCTTCGGCCGGTGGTCGTCGTACCAGTCGTCGGCGTCGTGCACCACCACCGCCTTGGGCACGTACGGCGCCGAGTCCCGGTCGTCCCGGACGGTGTCGGCGACGTCCCGCTCCGGCCAGTTGCGGACCGCCGAGCAGGTCGCGTCGTGGGCCGTGTAGGCGCCGTCGACGGCCCGCGCGTACGGGTCGAGGAGCAGTTTGGCCGGATTGTGCCGGACGCCCGTCCACGGGTCCCACCGGCCGTGCACCCGGAAGCCGTAGCGGGTGCCGGGCAGCACGCCCGGCAGGTAGCCGTGCCAGGTCTGGTAGGTCTGCTCGGCCAGCCGGTGCCTGGTCTCCCGGCCCTGCTCGTCGAACAGACAGAGGTCGACGGCCTCCGCGTTCGGCGCCCAGAGAGCGAAGTTGGTGCCCCGACCGCCCTCCGCGTCGGGGCGGAACCTCGCCCCCAGCGGCTGCCAGTTGCCCGGCCAGGGCGGCGCGGGGGCGACCCTGGGCGCCGAGCCGTTCGATCCGGCGGCGGTCCGCGCCCCCGGGGGCGTGCCCGTTCCCAGCTCCTGCCACGCCGTCATGGCGACCCTCCCAGCCATCCGGGGGCCCGTCCCCGTTCTTCCGGTTGTTCCCTGTGCGACGGTGCTCGTCACCCCGGGTCGAGCGGTGTGACGCACCGTGATCGATCATGTGCCCAGCGGAACCGGGTGCGGAAACCATTCGGTCGTGTCCGGGGGCGGAATCCGTCGTTGTGCCGGACATCGGGCGGTATCGGACGAATCCGGAGGACGGCATGCGCGCCGTGGCAGGGCTCTGGGCACGGCGGGC
The DNA window shown above is from Streptomyces sp. TLI_171 and carries:
- the glgX gene encoding glycogen debranching protein GlgX, which gives rise to MTAWQELGTGTPPGARTAAGSNGSAPRVAPAPPWPGNWQPLGARFRPDAEGGRGTNFALWAPNAEAVDLCLFDEQGRETRHRLAEQTYQTWHGYLPGVLPGTRYGFRVHGRWDPWTGVRHNPAKLLLDPYARAVDGAYTAHDATCSAVRNWPERDVADTVRDDRDSAPYVPKAVVVHDADDWYDDHRPKTPWAETVLYELHVRGFTMRHPDIPPELRGTYAGLAHPAAIAHLVRLGVTAVELLPVQHHVSEDHLQARGLVNYWGYNTLGYFAPHAGYAATGSRGQQVGEFKRMVRALHAAGIEVILDVVYNHTAESGVMGPTLSFRGIDNPGYYRPDRSRRGYADYTGCGNTLDTRRPQVIRLITDSLRYWVAEMGVDGFRFDLAAALARGGDGVEMEHPFLAAVSQDPLLSRVKLIAEPWDVGPGGYQLGGFPPLWGEWNDRYRDTVRDFWRGARPDVRELATRIAGSSDLYQRGGRRPYASVNFITAHDGFTLRDLVSYDRKHNLANGEDNRDGTDDNRSWNHGAEGETEDPAIRSLRVRQLRNLLTTLLLSSGVPMLTAGDELGRTQGGNNNAYCQDNEAGWLDWSLLDDPDWRSLTELTARLIHLRRAHPVLRQRAFFSGRTAGPDGQRDLTWLTPAGREMTDADWFSPTRALAMRLSGTALSERDPYGREVRDASFLLLLNASAEPRRFTLPAPHSPLLDTATADPPPAAPVAEVLLVGRSAMLLTE
- a CDS encoding family 2B encapsulin nanocompartment shell protein, producing MSVETEPVPEVQSPPQQSLSTAAARNLATTTKSKPQMQEISSRWLLRKLPWVHVSGGTYRVNRRLSHAVGRGRVAFDLAGSEVRVVAPTLRELPALRGLTDEAVLEQLAERFVPRPFAAGDLLAQEGAPLEGLLLVAHGKVERIGTGKYGDATVLAVHADGDHLGEQALASADGRWPYSVKAATAGTALALPRAAFRELLDRSPALQARLAAHLAGHAAAQNEHGEAEIGMSAGHRGEFDLPTAFVDYELTPREYELSVAQTVLRVHSRVADLYSKPMDQTQQQLGLTVEALRERQEHEIVNNPEFGLLANCAVDQRIHTHAGAPTPDDLDELLAMRRDTDYLFAHPKAIAAFGREANRRGVYFSTADFGGHRVPAWRGVPILPCGKIPVRGGSTSIIAMRTGEENQGVVGLTQVGIPDEVEPGLNVRFMGIDDKAVVNYLVSAYYSAAILVPDALGVLENVEVDHPRS